A DNA window from Streptococcus sp. LPB0220 contains the following coding sequences:
- the rnr gene encoding ribonuclease R gives MKTDIKEYLQEHDKAQINDLAAALGKEGSKDFRDLVKTISLMERRHELKFEDDGSLRLAQKKAPAITLKGIFHAHKNGFGFVSLEGEEEDLFVGRNDVNHAIDGDTVEIVITKVADRNKGTAAEAKIIDVLDHSVKTVVGQIVLDEEKPKYAGYIRSKNQKISQLIYVKKPAIQLEGTEILKVEIDQYPSRKHNYFVATVRDVVGHVTDPGIDVLEVLESMDIVSEFPEEVLKEADQVPDAPSAKDLEGRLDLRDEITFTIDGADAKDLDDAVHIKLLKNGNFELGVHIADVSYYVTEGSALDKEALNRATSVYVTDRVVPMLPERLSNGICSLNPNVDRLTQSAIMEIDPHGKVVKHTITQTVINTTFRMTYSDVNDILAGDEEKAQKFKKIVPSIHQMATLHGILESMRIRRGALNFDTNEAKILVNKEGKPVDIVLRQRGIAERMIESFMLIANETVAEHFTRLKLPFIYRIHEDPKAEKVQKFIDYASSFGIPIYGTASEMSQETLQEIMRKVEGEPYADVLSMMLLRSMQQARYSEHNHGHYGLAAEYYTHFTSPIRRYPDLMVHRMVREYGKSQEVAEHFEQILPDIASQSSSRERRAIDAEREVEAMKKAEYMEDYVGEEYDAVVSSVVKFGIFVELPNTVEGLIHITNLPEFYHFNERDLTLRGEKSGVTFRVGQQIRIKVERADKMTGEIDFSYIPSEWDVVEKGLKSKGRDRDGNRRDRRRKDKKVSKGSTARKDDKRKDSSSKSKKKKGKKPFYKEVAKKGAKHGKGRRKGSRAK, from the coding sequence ATGAAAACAGATATAAAAGAATATTTACAAGAGCATGACAAAGCCCAGATCAATGATCTGGCAGCAGCTCTAGGAAAAGAAGGATCTAAGGATTTTCGTGACTTGGTCAAAACCATCTCTCTGATGGAACGCCGTCATGAGTTGAAATTCGAGGATGATGGCTCTCTTCGTTTGGCTCAAAAGAAGGCCCCAGCCATTACCCTCAAGGGGATCTTTCATGCCCATAAAAATGGCTTTGGCTTTGTCAGTTTAGAAGGCGAAGAAGAGGACCTCTTTGTTGGTCGAAATGATGTCAACCACGCCATCGATGGGGATACTGTTGAGATCGTCATTACCAAGGTAGCAGACCGAAACAAAGGAACGGCAGCAGAAGCGAAGATTATTGATGTCTTGGATCATAGCGTCAAAACGGTTGTTGGACAAATTGTTCTGGATGAGGAAAAGCCCAAATATGCCGGCTACATTCGTTCGAAAAATCAAAAAATCAGCCAGCTGATCTATGTGAAGAAGCCAGCCATCCAATTGGAAGGTACCGAAATCCTCAAGGTCGAAATTGATCAATACCCGAGCCGCAAACACAATTATTTTGTGGCGACTGTACGGGATGTGGTCGGTCATGTGACAGATCCAGGAATCGATGTCTTGGAAGTGTTAGAATCCATGGACATCGTCTCAGAATTTCCAGAAGAAGTGCTGAAAGAGGCTGATCAGGTTCCAGATGCACCGTCTGCTAAGGATTTAGAGGGACGGTTAGATCTGCGAGATGAGATCACCTTTACGATTGATGGGGCAGATGCCAAAGACTTGGACGATGCAGTCCATATCAAGCTACTCAAGAACGGCAACTTTGAGCTGGGTGTTCACATCGCAGATGTTTCTTATTATGTTACAGAAGGTTCAGCTCTTGATAAGGAAGCTCTAAATCGTGCAACCTCCGTCTATGTGACCGACCGAGTAGTACCCATGCTTCCAGAACGCTTGTCCAATGGGATCTGTTCTTTAAATCCGAATGTGGACCGCCTGACCCAGTCTGCCATCATGGAGATTGATCCCCATGGAAAGGTCGTCAAGCACACCATTACCCAAACGGTGATCAATACGACCTTCCGGATGACCTATAGTGACGTCAATGATATCTTAGCAGGCGACGAAGAAAAGGCTCAAAAGTTTAAAAAAATTGTCCCAAGTATTCATCAAATGGCTACCTTGCACGGCATTCTTGAAAGCATGCGGATTCGCAGAGGAGCCCTTAATTTTGATACCAATGAGGCTAAAATCTTAGTCAATAAAGAAGGAAAACCGGTCGATATCGTCTTGCGTCAAAGAGGGATTGCTGAGCGGATGATTGAGTCCTTTATGTTGATTGCCAATGAAACGGTAGCGGAGCACTTTACGCGACTGAAATTACCGTTCATCTATCGGATCCACGAAGACCCAAAGGCAGAAAAAGTACAGAAGTTTATCGACTATGCTTCTAGTTTTGGGATCCCAATCTACGGAACGGCTAGTGAGATGAGCCAAGAAACCCTGCAAGAAATTATGCGCAAGGTCGAAGGGGAACCTTATGCGGACGTTCTCTCCATGATGTTGTTGCGCTCGATGCAACAGGCCCGCTATTCAGAGCACAATCATGGACACTATGGACTCGCTGCGGAATATTACACCCACTTTACCAGTCCCATCCGGCGTTATCCAGACCTGATGGTTCATCGAATGGTGCGTGAATACGGAAAATCCCAAGAAGTGGCAGAACACTTTGAACAAATCCTGCCAGATATTGCCAGCCAATCCTCCAGTCGAGAACGCCGGGCGATTGATGCTGAGCGCGAAGTTGAAGCCATGAAGAAGGCTGAATACATGGAAGACTATGTTGGAGAAGAGTACGATGCTGTGGTTTCCAGTGTGGTGAAATTTGGTATCTTTGTGGAGTTGCCAAATACAGTCGAAGGTTTGATCCATATTACCAATCTTCCTGAATTCTACCATTTTAACGAACGAGATCTAACCCTTCGCGGGGAAAAATCCGGAGTAACCTTCCGTGTCGGTCAGCAAATCCGAATCAAGGTAGAAAGAGCCGACAAGATGACCGGAGAGATTGATTTCTCTTATATTCCAAGTGAATGGGATGTCGTTGAAAAAGGCCTCAAGTCTAAAGGACGTGACCGAGATGGCAATCGCCGGGATCGCAGACGCAAGGACAAAAAAGTTTCTAAGGGATCAACTGCTAGAAAAGATGACAAGCGGAAAGATTCTTCCTCTAAATCCAAAAAGAAAAAAGGGAAGAAACCATTTTACAAGGAAGTAGCAAAGAAAGGAGCCAAACATGGCAAAGGGCGAAGGAAAGGTAGTCGCGCAAAATAA
- the secG gene encoding preprotein translocase subunit SecG, whose translation MSGALTTILLVLSVLIIIAIFMQPTKNQSSNVFDASSNDLFERSKARGFEAVMQRLTAIMIFFWLLIAMILMVLSSR comes from the coding sequence ATGAGCGGAGCATTAACAACTATTTTACTAGTATTATCAGTATTGATTATTATCGCAATTTTTATGCAACCAACAAAAAACCAATCGAGCAACGTCTTTGACGCAAGCTCAAATGACTTGTTTGAACGTTCAAAAGCGCGCGGGTTTGAAGCCGTGATGCAGCGTTTAACAGCTATTATGATCTTCTTTTGGTTATTGATCGCGATGATCTTAATGGTACTTTCTAGTAGATAA
- the rpmG gene encoding 50S ribosomal protein L33, which translates to MRIKVQLTCTSCGSQNYLTSKNTKTHPEKIEVLKYCPKERKVTLHIESK; encoded by the coding sequence GTGCGAATTAAAGTTCAATTGACCTGCACAAGCTGTGGGAGTCAGAATTATTTGACCAGTAAAAATACCAAAACCCATCCCGAAAAGATCGAGGTCTTGAAGTATTGTCCCAAGGAAAGAAAAGTAACCTTACATATTGAATCAAAATGA
- a CDS encoding multidrug efflux MFS transporter, whose protein sequence is MNWRKNLYIAWIGCFFIGASLSLVVPFMALFVEELGVTGKAVPFYAGIAVASSSVTSAIMSPIWGSLADRYGRKPMMLRASIAMTLTMGGIAFVPSVFWLLVLRFLNGVFSGFVPNSTALIASQVSKDQSGYALGTLSTGVVAGTLMGPLIGGLIAENLGMRNVFLLVGFFLFLVSLLTFWGIEEDYEPIPKEEQKSSWQLLMSIQQKDILLGLFLTSMTIQMIAQSISPILPLYVRALGQRDNLIFVSGMIVSAMGVSSMLFSGWMGKLGDRIGNHRLLLIALLYSGCLYILCAQAQTPLQLGILRFLFGIGTGALLPGVSALLNRLTPPEGISRIFSYNQLFYYLGGVLGPMMGSSIFMHFGYHWVFYGTALLAFTDLIFLLFLFRKYLKVRDVRAN, encoded by the coding sequence ATCAATTGGCGTAAAAATCTATATATTGCCTGGATCGGGTGCTTTTTCATCGGAGCTAGCCTTTCGTTAGTTGTGCCTTTTATGGCTCTATTTGTAGAAGAGTTGGGCGTTACGGGCAAGGCTGTTCCTTTTTATGCTGGGATTGCCGTCGCGAGTTCTTCTGTAACCTCTGCGATCATGTCTCCCATCTGGGGGAGCCTGGCCGACCGCTATGGTCGAAAACCCATGATGCTCAGGGCTTCTATTGCTATGACCCTGACCATGGGAGGGATCGCCTTTGTGCCATCCGTCTTTTGGCTCTTGGTTTTGCGCTTTCTCAACGGTGTCTTTTCAGGCTTTGTCCCTAATAGTACAGCCTTGATTGCCAGTCAAGTATCAAAGGACCAATCAGGCTATGCCCTGGGGACTTTGTCGACCGGTGTCGTAGCTGGAACCTTGATGGGGCCTTTGATTGGGGGACTCATTGCTGAAAATCTGGGAATGCGCAATGTCTTTCTTTTGGTTGGCTTTTTCTTATTTCTAGTGTCCCTTTTAACCTTTTGGGGCATCGAGGAAGACTATGAGCCCATTCCAAAAGAAGAACAAAAATCCAGTTGGCAGTTGCTCATGTCCATTCAGCAAAAGGATATTCTCTTAGGCCTCTTTTTGACCAGTATGACCATTCAAATGATCGCCCAATCTATTTCTCCAATCCTGCCTCTTTATGTGCGAGCTTTAGGGCAAAGAGATAACTTGATTTTTGTATCGGGGATGATTGTTTCGGCTATGGGAGTCTCTAGTATGCTCTTTTCAGGTTGGATGGGAAAACTCGGAGACCGAATCGGGAATCACCGGCTCTTATTAATCGCCCTTCTCTATAGTGGTTGTCTTTATATTCTCTGTGCCCAAGCGCAAACGCCTCTGCAATTAGGAATCTTACGCTTCCTTTTTGGGATTGGGACTGGTGCCCTTTTACCAGGAGTTTCTGCTTTGTTAAATCGCTTAACCCCTCCTGAAGGGATCTCTCGGATCTTTAGCTACAACCAGCTCTTTTACTACTTAGGTGGCGTGTTAGGGCCAATGATGGGATCGAGTATTTTCATGCATTTTGGCTATCATTGGGTTTTTTACGGCACAGCCCTCTTGGCCTTTACCGATTTGATTTTCCTCTTATTCTTATTTAGAAAGTATTTGAAAGTGAGAGACGTACGTGCGAATTAA
- the coaE gene encoding dephospho-CoA kinase (Dephospho-CoA kinase (CoaE) performs the final step in coenzyme A biosynthesis.) codes for MARIIGLTGGIASGKSTVTSYLKEKGYPVIDADRVVHDLQVPGGTLYRVLVDHFGKEILTKEGELDRVALGQRIFSSPSERDWSNRVQGQLIREALADARDRQAAQSGLFFMDIPLLIEQHYEEWFEAVWLVAVSKETQFKRLMKRNHLSELQAKERIAAQMPLDEKRAHADLVLDNNGDLTALYAQLDAALKQLERR; via the coding sequence ATGGCGAGAATCATCGGATTAACAGGAGGGATTGCTTCAGGAAAATCCACTGTCACCTCCTATTTGAAAGAAAAAGGTTATCCTGTCATTGATGCTGATCGAGTGGTTCATGACTTGCAAGTTCCAGGAGGAACTCTCTACCGTGTCTTAGTAGATCATTTTGGTAAAGAGATCCTTACCAAAGAAGGTGAGCTGGATCGCGTCGCTTTAGGTCAACGGATTTTTTCAAGTCCTAGTGAACGAGACTGGTCCAATCGCGTCCAAGGCCAGCTCATTCGTGAGGCTTTGGCAGATGCAAGAGACAGGCAAGCTGCTCAATCCGGTCTCTTTTTTATGGATATTCCCCTCTTGATCGAGCAGCACTATGAAGAGTGGTTTGAGGCTGTATGGTTGGTAGCTGTCTCAAAAGAAACCCAGTTCAAGCGCCTGATGAAACGCAACCACTTATCAGAACTGCAGGCTAAAGAACGCATCGCTGCTCAAATGCCGCTAGATGAAAAAAGAGCCCATGCAGATCTGGTCTTAGACAATAATGGCGATCTAACTGCCCTCTATGCCCAATTAGATGCAGCCCTAAAACAATTAGAAAGAAGATGA
- the mutM gene encoding DNA-formamidopyrimidine glycosylase gives MPELPEVETVRRGLEKLILGKTIQSVEVKYPKMIQTDLDAFRQDLPGQEIRAMGRRGKYLLFYLTDLVLISHLRMEGKYFFYPDEVPLRKHAHVFFHFTDGSTLVYEDVRKFGTMEVIIPELVESYFLAKKIGPEPTEADFKEPAFQAALKQSKKPIKSALLDQKLVAGLGNIYVDEVLYRAKVHPARLGQSLTAREAKAIRKETIAVLAQAVEKGGSTIRSYSNAFGEDGTMQEEHQVYGKTGQPCLRCGTPIEKIQLGGRGTHFCPHCQKEN, from the coding sequence ATGCCTGAATTACCAGAAGTAGAGACGGTTCGACGCGGTCTTGAGAAATTAATTCTTGGAAAAACCATCCAGTCCGTGGAAGTAAAGTATCCTAAGATGATTCAGACGGATCTGGATGCTTTTCGTCAAGATCTCCCAGGTCAAGAAATTCGGGCCATGGGGCGCCGTGGGAAATACCTTTTATTTTATCTGACGGATCTGGTCCTCATCTCGCATTTGCGGATGGAAGGCAAGTATTTCTTTTATCCAGACGAGGTTCCTCTTCGCAAGCATGCCCATGTCTTCTTTCATTTTACAGATGGTAGCACTCTGGTCTATGAAGATGTCCGCAAGTTTGGGACCATGGAAGTCATCATACCTGAGCTTGTCGAGAGCTATTTTTTGGCGAAAAAGATTGGTCCAGAGCCAACGGAAGCGGATTTTAAAGAACCAGCCTTCCAAGCAGCTCTTAAACAATCAAAGAAACCCATTAAATCAGCTCTTTTAGACCAAAAATTAGTGGCTGGTCTGGGCAATATCTATGTGGATGAGGTCCTTTATCGAGCTAAGGTTCATCCAGCCCGTTTGGGTCAAAGCTTGACTGCTAGAGAAGCCAAAGCTATTCGAAAGGAAACAATCGCTGTATTAGCTCAGGCTGTCGAAAAAGGTGGCTCCACCATTCGCTCTTATAGCAATGCCTTCGGAGAGGATGGCACCATGCAGGAAGAGCACCAGGTCTATGGGAAAACAGGTCAACCTTGTTTGCGCTGCGGGACACCGATTGAGAAAATCCAGCTGGGGGGACGCGGAACCCATTTTTGCCCGCACTGTCAAAAGGAGAACTAG
- the era gene encoding GTPase Era, whose protein sequence is MTFKSGFVAILGRPNVGKSTFLNHVMGQKIAIMSDKAQTTRNKIMGIYTTDKEQIVFIDTPGIHKPKTALGDFMVESAYSTLREVDTVLFMVPADEPRGKGDDMIIERLKAAKVPVILVVNKIDKVHPDQLLAQIDDFRSQMDFKEIVPISALQGNNVSRLIDILSENLEEGFQYFPADQITDHPERFLVSEMIREKVLHLTREEIPHSVAVVVDSMKRDEETDKVHIRATIMVERDSQKGIVIGKGGAMLKKIGTLARKDIELMLGDKVFLETWVKVKKNWRDKKLDLADFGYNEKEY, encoded by the coding sequence ATGACATTTAAATCAGGTTTTGTAGCCATTTTAGGACGTCCCAATGTTGGGAAGTCAACTTTTTTGAACCACGTCATGGGGCAAAAGATTGCCATCATGAGTGACAAGGCGCAGACAACGCGCAATAAGATTATGGGGATTTATACGACGGATAAGGAACAGATCGTCTTTATCGATACCCCAGGGATTCACAAACCCAAGACAGCGCTTGGAGACTTCATGGTGGAGTCGGCCTATAGTACCCTTCGAGAAGTGGATACCGTTCTCTTTATGGTGCCAGCAGATGAGCCACGTGGGAAGGGCGATGACATGATCATCGAGCGCCTCAAGGCTGCTAAGGTGCCGGTTATTCTGGTGGTCAACAAGATCGACAAGGTGCACCCTGACCAACTCTTGGCGCAAATCGATGACTTCCGTAGTCAGATGGATTTCAAGGAAATCGTGCCGATTTCAGCCCTTCAAGGAAACAATGTTTCGCGTTTGATTGATATTTTAAGTGAAAACTTAGAAGAAGGTTTTCAATATTTCCCTGCTGACCAAATCACTGACCACCCAGAGCGCTTCTTGGTCTCTGAAATGATCCGTGAAAAGGTCTTGCATTTGACGCGGGAAGAAATTCCCCACTCTGTGGCAGTAGTAGTGGATTCTATGAAGCGGGATGAAGAAACCGATAAGGTTCATATCCGTGCAACCATCATGGTCGAGCGCGATAGCCAAAAAGGCATTGTCATCGGAAAAGGCGGCGCCATGCTCAAGAAGATCGGTACCCTTGCGCGTAAGGATATCGAGCTCATGCTAGGGGACAAGGTCTTCCTAGAAACCTGGGTCAAGGTCAAGAAAAATTGGCGGGATAAGAAATTAGACCTAGCTGATTTCGGATACAACGAAAAAGAATATTAA
- a CDS encoding diacylglycerol kinase family protein yields MDSQDNKRKWKNRDFTSSLEFAITGIFTAIKEERNMRKHALSALVAILAGLVFRISATEWLFLLLSITLVIAFEIMNSAIENVVDLASNYHFSMLAKNAKDMAAGAVLVVSGFALLTGLVIFVPKFWALVFG; encoded by the coding sequence ATGGACTCACAAGACAATAAGCGAAAATGGAAAAATCGGGACTTCACTTCAAGCCTGGAGTTTGCGATAACAGGAATTTTCACGGCGATCAAAGAAGAACGCAATATGCGCAAGCACGCCTTATCAGCCCTTGTAGCAATTCTTGCTGGTTTGGTATTTAGGATTTCTGCGACAGAATGGCTCTTTTTATTGCTCAGCATCACCTTGGTGATTGCTTTTGAGATTATGAATTCAGCCATTGAAAATGTGGTGGATTTAGCTAGTAACTACCATTTCTCCATGTTGGCAAAGAATGCCAAAGACATGGCGGCTGGAGCAGTCCTTGTCGTATCAGGTTTTGCCCTACTAACAGGACTGGTGATTTTTGTGCCCAAATTCTGGGCCTTGGTATTTGGATAA
- the ybeY gene encoding rRNA maturation RNase YbeY, producing the protein MYIEMVDETGQVSDEILKQTQEILEFAAQKIGKEDKEMAVTFVTNERSHELNLEYRDTDRPTDVISLEYKPEMEISFDEEDLAENPELAEMMAEFDTYIGELFISIDKAREQAEEYGHSFEREMGFLAVHGFLHINGYDHYTPEEEKEMFGLQEEILTAYGLTRQ; encoded by the coding sequence ATGTATATTGAAATGGTAGATGAGACTGGCCAAGTCTCTGACGAAATCTTAAAACAAACGCAAGAAATTTTAGAATTTGCTGCTCAAAAAATTGGGAAAGAAGACAAGGAAATGGCTGTGACTTTTGTAACCAATGAACGCAGTCATGAACTAAATCTTGAATACCGTGATACGGATCGTCCGACGGATGTCATCAGTTTAGAATACAAGCCAGAGATGGAGATTTCTTTTGACGAGGAAGACCTTGCAGAAAATCCAGAATTGGCAGAGATGATGGCTGAATTCGATACCTATATTGGTGAGCTCTTTATTTCAATTGACAAAGCGCGGGAGCAAGCCGAAGAATATGGCCACAGCTTTGAGCGCGAAATGGGATTTTTAGCAGTGCATGGTTTTCTTCACATCAATGGCTATGATCACTATACGCCGGAAGAAGAAAAGGAAATGTTTGGCTTACAGGAAGAGATTTTGACAGCCTATGGACTCACAAGACAATAA
- the tetB(46) gene encoding tetracycline efflux ABC transporter Tet(46) subunit B, producing the protein MKVLKRLLSRITLYPTVFLAGFICLLLATIFSELSPFLLQKMIDGPLTALTHGGGQGDLLQMGGFYLLALSLGQLISYMGNRILLHGSNQVTASLRDQAFQVMQGLPISYFDDKPAGKIATRIVNDTETLRTQFYNSCMILVIYLVRFLFILGILFYLSPMMGLLLCLVFPIFYGIQYLYKVMTDQPMKDFFDARSEVNTQVNELLHGASMIQLYHQEPGVVDEFEATTQKMLGANDRILLADSIASWTLTELLKFLVIAGILTIAGISFLQGNIGVTAGFLFININYVINLFDLMANLSRQFPNIRRSLETGSRVLAFLDQPLEADGASELKIEKAQVVFDDVHFAYEEGKPVLRDIAFQASPGQTIALVGHTGSGKSSIMNLLYRFYDPQEGAILIDGQDIRQVSRESLRSHMGIVLQDPYLFTGTIASNVAMSQDHIDREAVQDALKKVGAWPFVERLEKGIDHPVVEKGSAFSSGERQLISFARTLYMNPQILILDEATSHIDTETEEIIQQAMAVLQKGRTTFIIAHRLSTIQDADQILVLSEGRIVERGRHEELVAQGGIYAQMNAIQQTVV; encoded by the coding sequence ATGAAAGTTTTAAAACGATTATTATCGAGGATCACGCTTTATCCAACTGTCTTTCTTGCTGGCTTTATTTGCCTCTTACTAGCCACCATTTTTTCTGAATTGTCACCCTTTCTTCTCCAAAAGATGATCGATGGGCCTTTGACTGCACTGACCCATGGTGGCGGGCAAGGGGACTTGCTTCAGATGGGAGGATTCTATCTCTTGGCCTTGAGCCTAGGACAGCTGATTAGCTACATGGGAAATCGGATCTTACTGCATGGAAGTAACCAAGTAACCGCTAGTCTGAGGGACCAAGCCTTTCAAGTCATGCAAGGGCTGCCTATTTCTTATTTTGATGATAAGCCGGCTGGGAAGATCGCGACAAGAATTGTCAATGATACGGAGACCTTGCGGACCCAGTTTTATAACTCTTGTATGATTTTAGTCATCTATTTGGTACGCTTTCTCTTTATCCTAGGGATTCTCTTTTACCTGAGTCCTATGATGGGCCTTCTCTTGTGTTTGGTCTTTCCGATTTTCTATGGGATCCAGTATCTCTACAAGGTCATGACGGACCAGCCTATGAAGGATTTCTTTGATGCGCGAAGCGAGGTCAATACCCAGGTCAATGAACTCTTGCACGGTGCCAGTATGATTCAACTCTATCATCAAGAGCCTGGTGTGGTGGATGAGTTTGAAGCCACTACCCAGAAGATGTTAGGAGCTAATGATCGAATCCTCCTGGCTGATTCTATCGCTTCTTGGACCTTGACGGAATTGCTCAAGTTTTTAGTGATTGCGGGCATTTTGACCATCGCTGGGATTTCTTTCCTGCAAGGCAATATCGGTGTGACGGCTGGTTTCTTATTTATCAATATTAACTATGTGATTAATCTATTTGATCTCATGGCCAATCTTAGTCGTCAATTCCCAAATATTCGGCGATCCTTAGAAACGGGGAGCCGCGTCCTTGCTTTCTTAGACCAACCTTTGGAGGCCGATGGTGCATCGGAACTGAAGATAGAAAAAGCTCAAGTCGTGTTTGACGACGTTCATTTTGCCTATGAAGAAGGCAAGCCGGTTCTGCGGGATATTGCCTTTCAGGCTAGTCCAGGTCAAACCATCGCTCTTGTGGGCCATACTGGATCGGGTAAGTCTTCGATTATGAACCTGCTCTATCGTTTTTATGATCCTCAAGAAGGAGCGATTTTGATCGATGGTCAAGATATTCGCCAAGTTTCTCGTGAGAGCCTGCGAAGCCACATGGGGATTGTTCTGCAGGATCCTTATCTATTTACAGGGACTATTGCTAGTAATGTGGCCATGAGTCAGGATCACATTGATCGGGAGGCGGTCCAAGATGCGCTGAAAAAAGTCGGGGCTTGGCCCTTTGTAGAGCGCCTTGAAAAGGGAATCGACCATCCAGTCGTAGAAAAAGGATCCGCCTTTTCAAGTGGTGAGCGCCAATTGATTTCCTTTGCGCGGACGCTCTATATGAATCCGCAAATTCTGATTTTGGATGAGGCAACCTCTCACATTGATACGGAAACAGAAGAAATCATCCAACAAGCTATGGCGGTCCTCCAAAAGGGCCGGACCACCTTTATCATTGCCCATCGCTTGTCCACTATTCAAGATGCGGATCAGATCTTAGTCTTATCTGAAGGACGCATTGTGGAGCGTGGTAGACACGAGGAATTAGTCGCACAAGGCGGAATCTATGCCCAGATGAATGCCATCCAGCAAACAGTGGTGTAA
- the tetA(46) gene encoding tetracycline efflux ABC transporter Tet(46) subunit A, with product MVLILYDYTLLIPTQVIQRLVDHLSQRTLTQSNFVWDMVLLVGSAILNYLTAFYWQLRLFQSSVHFKATLQEQAFRKLVAMRRPFFEKFRSGDLLTRFTTDVDGMADMAGYGMMVLLFGGGLFAFIIPTMFFISWQLTLISFIPMIFLVVSTYFLSRKQEEYVEQNREAVAQLNDEVLESIEGIRVMRAYSRRDQQVKQFKKKTASLSKTGDKIASIQYSFGPLALLFIGFSTVLLLLFGGQSLASGQLSLGKLLALQLYLVFLIEPMWMMADLILVYQTGQMSYKKLKEVIDETDDLEPDGSHYLEEIDLVQFKDYSFSYPGAERKSLSGIDWTIQKGQTVGIVGRTGAGKTTLVRQFLRQYPVGEGEFLVNQQPIVAYNRRSIEDKIGYVSQEHILFSKSIRENIALGKKGASQEDLVEAIAQAAFADDLERMSHGMDTLIGEKGVSVSGGQKQRISLARAFLRDAELLLLDDSLSAVDAKTEQAIIDTIQKERKDKTTIIVSHRLSAVHQADWIIVLDQGQIVEEGRASDLLAQEGWYYEQYQRQQKQEGE from the coding sequence ATGGTCCTGATTCTTTATGATTACACCTTATTGATCCCGACGCAAGTCATCCAGCGCTTAGTGGATCATTTGAGTCAGCGGACGCTGACGCAATCCAACTTTGTATGGGATATGGTCCTCTTAGTAGGATCAGCTATCCTCAATTACCTAACGGCTTTTTATTGGCAGTTGCGACTCTTTCAGTCGTCAGTCCATTTCAAGGCGACCCTCCAGGAGCAAGCATTTCGTAAGCTAGTAGCCATGCGGCGCCCTTTTTTTGAGAAATTTCGCTCAGGAGATCTCTTGACGCGCTTTACGACAGATGTCGATGGCATGGCCGATATGGCTGGTTACGGGATGATGGTGCTCCTGTTTGGCGGTGGCTTGTTTGCCTTTATTATTCCGACCATGTTTTTCATTTCTTGGCAATTAACCTTGATTTCCTTTATTCCTATGATCTTCCTCGTCGTCTCTACCTATTTTTTGAGTAGAAAGCAGGAGGAGTATGTTGAGCAAAACCGGGAAGCAGTCGCTCAGTTGAATGATGAAGTCTTGGAGTCGATCGAAGGAATTCGGGTCATGCGGGCCTATAGTAGACGGGACCAGCAGGTCAAACAGTTTAAGAAAAAAACAGCCAGTCTATCCAAAACAGGGGATAAAATTGCCTCTATCCAGTATTCTTTTGGACCTTTAGCCCTGTTGTTTATTGGATTCTCGACGGTCTTGCTCTTGCTATTTGGAGGCCAGTCCCTGGCAAGCGGGCAGTTGAGTCTTGGCAAGTTATTGGCTTTACAGCTGTATTTGGTCTTTTTAATTGAGCCTATGTGGATGATGGCGGACCTGATCTTGGTCTACCAGACAGGGCAAATGTCCTATAAAAAATTAAAAGAAGTGATTGATGAGACAGATGATCTGGAGCCAGATGGTTCTCACTACCTAGAGGAAATTGATTTGGTGCAGTTTAAGGACTATTCTTTCAGCTATCCTGGTGCTGAGCGAAAGAGCCTATCAGGCATTGATTGGACCATTCAGAAAGGACAGACGGTTGGAATTGTTGGTCGTACCGGTGCAGGAAAGACTACTCTGGTTCGACAATTCTTGCGGCAGTACCCAGTTGGTGAGGGAGAATTCTTGGTCAACCAGCAACCGATCGTTGCCTACAACCGACGCTCCATTGAAGATAAAATTGGCTATGTTTCCCAAGAACATATTTTATTTTCCAAGTCTATCCGTGAGAATATAGCGCTTGGTAAAAAAGGAGCCAGCCAAGAAGATTTGGTGGAAGCAATAGCCCAAGCTGCTTTTGCGGATGATCTCGAGCGGATGTCTCATGGAATGGACACCTTGATCGGTGAGAAAGGGGTCTCTGTATCAGGAGGTCAAAAACAACGGATCTCTTTGGCGCGTGCATTCTTAAGAGATGCAGAGCTCTTGCTGTTAGATGATTCCCTTTCTGCAGTGGATGCGAAGACCGAACAGGCCATTATTGACACGATTCAAAAGGAACGAAAAGACAAGACGACCATCATTGTTTCTCATCGCTTGTCTGCTGTTCATCAGGCTGATTGGATCATCGTCTTGGATCAAGGGCAGATTGTAGAAGAAGGCAGGGCTAGTGATTTATTGGCTCAAGAAGGCTGGTATTATGAACAATACCAACGGCAACAAAAACAGGAAGGAGAATAA